In Massilia violaceinigra, one DNA window encodes the following:
- a CDS encoding sensor histidine kinase, translating into MINLAVAGDAGIDWDEWVTPLTQFSQASGLTVSLYDVRGWRQVGPLVASSTARVLATSTMWRDDGPGTALEKRIAARVFAGDVAEEGSFHGMRVCSMALTQFGQVYGVLVYGWRFNDFSSPMACERIGAAVGVSGNALWSEVRLESPVSEARLATYGALLQTLAGSIDRQRETIEELNRVNRARDLFLATVSHEMRTPLSALSMRIEVLLKTVPDLPAKVENGLTAMRVHIGQEAAMIDDLIDAARTLTGQMSIARTPVGLGQVLRDALSTVEGSASEKEIVLAVTPNDHGDLVRLEADGRRLQQVLWNLLFNAIKFTPRGGTIRIDISRGAEQVEIAVADSGQGIAADDLPHVFGAFNLQRHANAAGLGLGLYIARHLVELHGGTLSVASAGKDKGTTFTIRLPLK; encoded by the coding sequence ATGATCAACCTGGCCGTCGCCGGCGACGCGGGCATCGACTGGGATGAATGGGTCACCCCGCTGACCCAGTTTTCGCAGGCCAGCGGCCTGACGGTATCGCTGTACGACGTGCGCGGCTGGCGCCAGGTGGGCCCGCTGGTGGCCTCGTCCACCGCGCGCGTGCTGGCCACGTCGACCATGTGGCGCGACGACGGTCCGGGCACCGCACTGGAAAAACGCATCGCCGCGCGCGTGTTTGCCGGTGACGTCGCCGAAGAGGGCAGCTTTCACGGCATGCGCGTGTGCAGCATGGCGCTGACCCAGTTCGGCCAGGTGTATGGGGTGCTGGTGTACGGCTGGCGTTTTAACGATTTCAGTTCGCCCATGGCCTGCGAGCGCATCGGCGCGGCGGTGGGCGTATCGGGCAATGCACTGTGGAGCGAAGTACGGCTCGAGTCACCGGTGTCGGAGGCGCGCCTGGCAACCTACGGCGCGCTGCTGCAAACGCTGGCCGGATCGATCGACCGCCAGCGCGAAACCATCGAGGAACTCAATCGCGTCAACCGCGCGCGCGATCTGTTCCTGGCCACGGTATCGCACGAAATGCGCACGCCGCTGTCGGCGCTGTCGATGCGCATCGAGGTGCTGCTCAAGACCGTGCCGGATCTGCCTGCGAAGGTGGAGAACGGCCTGACGGCGATGCGCGTGCACATCGGCCAGGAAGCGGCCATGATCGACGATCTGATCGACGCCGCCCGCACGCTGACCGGGCAGATGTCGATTGCGCGCACGCCGGTGGGGCTGGGACAGGTGCTGCGCGACGCACTGTCGACGGTGGAGGGCAGCGCCAGCGAAAAAGAGATTGTGCTGGCGGTGACGCCGAACGACCATGGCGACCTGGTGCGGCTGGAGGCCGATGGACGGCGTTTGCAGCAGGTGCTGTGGAACCTGCTGTTCAACGCGATCAAGTTCACGCCGCGCGGCGGCACCATCCGCATCGATATCAGCCGGGGCGCCGAGCAGGTGGAGATCGCCGTGGCCGATTCCGGCCAGGGGATCGCCGCGGACGATCTGCCGCATGTGTTCGGGGCGTTCAATTTGCAGCGCCACGCCAACGCCGCGGGACTGGGACTGGGTCTGTACATCGCGCGCCATCTGGTGGAGCTGCATGGCGGCACCTTGTCGGTGGCCAGCGCGGGCAAGGACAAGGGAACGACGTTTACGATCCGCTTGCCGCTGAAGTGA
- a CDS encoding ATPase domain-containing protein, whose protein sequence is MLVKTGIAGLDEVLLGGIPRGNNLIVEGAPGTGKTTLGLGFIYAGAALYDEPGAIVSFELDTAKLLRDAAGFNWDLQGLIDAGKIKVIQTSPAVLLSEFRNADGAFADALKSIGAKRLLIDGLTPMRLYAEVHDKPFREDVHLLIEGLSRMGVTTMVTAERDESLGAVPSHERFVFDTIISLTREEQRRRVHRRLTVLKSRGQDFIAGSHTMRIEAGRGVHIYRRAQSRPINTNDQQTSDERVSTGSKAIDEMMDGGLYAGSVTMVSGISGTGKTVFSVQFLTAAITTGHKTLLVSLDEHPRQLIRNAATLGFDLAALMDSGDLFIHYESPLELELDIHFDRIIKLVEEKGIDCVVFDSCAVYEMTSPSEVADYLYALATFFKNRLATILFNYESPELLGISQISEELKGSHLVDNIILLNYVEISTVLRRAIAVPKVRGSRNRQITREYVIAEGGLQLLDEENGYADPAGVVPQLPFSSYYGLLSRSPSRQSPLIEDAVAHGTRLPDSVELPTDNPA, encoded by the coding sequence ATGCTGGTCAAAACAGGCATCGCCGGACTGGACGAAGTACTGCTTGGGGGTATCCCGCGCGGAAACAACCTGATTGTGGAAGGCGCGCCCGGCACCGGCAAGACCACGCTCGGCCTGGGCTTCATTTACGCCGGCGCGGCGCTCTACGACGAGCCGGGCGCGATCGTGTCGTTCGAACTCGATACGGCCAAGCTGCTGCGCGATGCGGCCGGCTTCAACTGGGATCTGCAAGGCCTGATCGACGCCGGCAAGATCAAGGTGATCCAGACCAGTCCCGCCGTGCTGCTGAGCGAATTTCGCAACGCCGACGGCGCCTTTGCCGACGCCCTCAAGTCGATCGGCGCCAAGCGCCTGCTGATCGATGGCCTCACGCCCATGCGCCTGTACGCCGAAGTGCACGACAAACCCTTCCGCGAAGACGTGCACCTGCTCATCGAAGGCCTGTCGCGCATGGGCGTGACCACCATGGTCACCGCCGAACGCGACGAAAGCCTCGGCGCGGTGCCGTCGCACGAGCGCTTCGTGTTCGACACCATCATCTCGCTCACACGCGAAGAGCAGCGCCGGCGCGTGCACCGGCGCCTGACGGTGCTCAAGTCGCGCGGCCAGGACTTCATCGCGGGCAGCCACACCATGCGCATCGAAGCGGGGCGCGGAGTGCACATCTACCGCCGCGCGCAGTCGCGTCCCATCAATACGAACGACCAGCAAACCTCCGACGAGCGCGTCTCGACCGGCTCCAAAGCCATCGACGAAATGATGGACGGCGGCCTGTACGCCGGCTCGGTGACCATGGTGAGCGGCATCTCCGGCACCGGCAAGACCGTGTTCAGCGTGCAGTTCCTCACCGCGGCCATCACCACCGGCCACAAGACGCTGCTGGTCAGCCTGGACGAACACCCGCGCCAGTTGATCCGCAACGCCGCCACCCTCGGCTTCGACCTGGCCGCTCTGATGGACAGCGGCGACCTGTTCATCCACTACGAATCGCCGCTCGAACTCGAACTCGATATCCACTTCGACCGCATCATCAAGCTGGTCGAGGAAAAAGGCATTGACTGCGTGGTGTTCGATTCGTGCGCGGTGTACGAAATGACCAGCCCCTCCGAGGTGGCCGACTACCTGTACGCGCTGGCCACGTTCTTCAAGAACCGGCTGGCGACCATCCTCTTCAACTACGAAAGTCCCGAGCTGCTCGGCATTTCGCAGATCAGCGAAGAACTCAAGGGGTCGCACCTGGTCGACAACATCATCTTGCTCAACTACGTTGAAATCTCCACCGTGCTGCGGCGCGCCATCGCCGTGCCCAAGGTGCGCGGCAGCCGCAATCGCCAGATCACGCGCGAGTACGTAATCGCCGAAGGCGGCCTGCAGCTGCTCGACGAGGAAAACGGCTATGCCGATCCGGCCGGCGTGGTGCCGCAGCTGCCGTTCTCCTCGTATTACGGCCTGCTTTCGCGCTCGCCGTCGCGCCAGAGTCCTCTCATCGAAGACGCCGTGGCGCACGGAACGCGCCTGCCTGATTCGGTCGAACTGCCGACCGACAATCCAGCATGA